The Pseudarthrobacter sp. NS4 genome includes a window with the following:
- the rlmN gene encoding 23S rRNA (adenine(2503)-C(2))-methyltransferase RlmN, with amino-acid sequence MTSPTSSTDTPVRASREATESTRPQVRPTAEGWEQARTVEGRPLLQFASPRVKQPPTHLADLNLAERGAKVKELGLPAFRAKQLSTHYFQHWTVDPDAMSDLPKAGREELVSQMFPPLLTEVRRQRSDKGDTIKFLWRLFDGALVESVLMRYPGRITLCISSQAGCGMNCPFCATGQAGLTRNMSTAEIVDQVVAANRVVAAGELGPKEHDDERVSNIVFMGMGEPLANYKRVMAALHRFVDPAPEGLGMSARNITVSTVGLVPAIRKLADEDLPVTFALSLHAPDDELRDELIPVNNRWKVDEALDAAYDYYRKTGRRVSIEYAMIKDMNDHPWRADLLAKKLNQRGRGWVHVNPIPLNPTPGSIWTASDKPVEQEFIARLRAAGVPCTLRDTRGKEIDGACGQLAAAED; translated from the coding sequence ATGACTTCCCCCACTTCTTCCACTGATACTCCCGTTCGCGCCAGCCGAGAGGCAACTGAGAGCACCCGCCCGCAGGTCCGCCCCACTGCGGAGGGCTGGGAGCAGGCGCGTACCGTCGAGGGCAGGCCGCTGCTCCAGTTCGCGTCCCCGCGGGTGAAGCAGCCGCCGACACATCTGGCCGACCTGAACCTGGCCGAGCGCGGCGCAAAGGTGAAGGAGCTTGGCCTTCCTGCCTTCCGGGCGAAGCAGCTCTCCACGCACTATTTCCAGCACTGGACCGTGGACCCGGACGCCATGAGCGACCTGCCCAAGGCCGGCCGTGAGGAACTCGTTTCCCAGATGTTCCCACCGCTGCTCACCGAGGTCCGCCGCCAACGCAGCGACAAGGGGGACACCATCAAGTTCCTCTGGCGGCTGTTCGATGGTGCGCTGGTCGAGTCCGTGCTGATGCGCTACCCCGGCCGCATTACTCTCTGCATCTCCTCGCAGGCCGGCTGTGGAATGAACTGCCCCTTCTGCGCTACCGGCCAGGCCGGGCTTACCCGCAACATGTCCACGGCGGAGATCGTTGATCAGGTTGTCGCTGCGAACCGGGTGGTAGCAGCCGGTGAGCTGGGCCCGAAGGAGCACGACGACGAGCGGGTCAGCAACATCGTCTTCATGGGCATGGGCGAGCCGCTGGCCAACTACAAGCGCGTGATGGCCGCCCTCCACCGCTTCGTGGACCCCGCGCCCGAGGGCCTGGGCATGTCTGCCCGGAACATCACTGTCTCGACGGTCGGCCTCGTCCCCGCCATCCGCAAGCTTGCGGACGAGGACCTGCCGGTCACCTTCGCGCTGTCCCTGCACGCTCCCGACGACGAGCTCCGCGACGAACTGATCCCGGTCAACAACCGCTGGAAGGTGGACGAAGCGCTCGACGCGGCCTACGACTACTACCGCAAGACGGGCCGCAGGGTCAGCATCGAGTACGCGATGATCAAGGACATGAACGACCACCCCTGGCGTGCAGACCTGCTGGCTAAGAAGCTCAACCAGCGCGGCCGCGGCTGGGTGCACGTGAATCCGATCCCACTCAACCCGACCCCAGGCTCCATCTGGACCGCCTCGGACAAGCCGGTGGAGCAGGAGTTCATCGCGCGGCTCCGCGCCGCGGGGGTTCCCTGCACGCTGCGCGATACGCGCGGCAAGGAGATCGACGGGGCCTGCGGCCAGCTTGCCGCTGCCGAGGACTAA
- the disA gene encoding DNA integrity scanning diadenylate cyclase DisA — MARSPEESLRATLGRVAPGTPLRDGLERILRGRTGALIVLGSDRTIDSICSGGFDIGIDFSPTRLRELAKMDGAIICDKDAGNILRAAVQLVPDSSIETQESGTRHRTAERVAIQTGVPVISVSQSMQIIALYVNGLRHVLEGSEKVLARANQALATLERYRSRLDQVTSSLSALEIEAMVTVRDVAVTLQRQEMVRRISEEISQYVLELGEDGRLLSLQLDELTVGRGPGSDVIIRDYASPNASAEDIDKAVSELMNLGPTELIDLGKISGIVGFAGGEANLDAVVQPRGYRLLSGLKAVPKAVADRLVDHFGGLQFLMAATIDDLMTVDGIGDQRARTVREGLSRMAEASLLDRFL; from the coding sequence ATGGCGCGGAGCCCCGAAGAATCACTCAGGGCAACTCTGGGCAGGGTGGCACCCGGAACTCCCCTGCGCGACGGACTCGAGCGGATCCTGCGCGGACGCACCGGGGCGCTGATTGTTCTGGGCTCGGACCGGACCATAGACTCCATCTGTTCCGGCGGGTTCGACATCGGCATCGACTTCTCCCCGACCCGCCTCCGCGAACTCGCCAAGATGGACGGCGCCATCATCTGCGACAAGGACGCCGGAAACATCCTCCGTGCCGCCGTCCAACTCGTCCCGGATTCCAGCATCGAAACCCAGGAGTCCGGCACCCGGCACCGCACCGCAGAGCGCGTGGCCATCCAGACCGGCGTTCCGGTCATCTCGGTCAGCCAGTCCATGCAGATCATCGCCCTTTACGTGAACGGCCTGCGCCACGTGCTGGAAGGATCGGAAAAGGTCCTTGCCCGCGCCAACCAGGCGCTGGCGACCCTGGAGCGCTACCGCTCCCGGCTGGACCAGGTCACCAGCTCGCTCTCCGCCCTCGAAATCGAGGCGATGGTGACGGTCCGCGACGTCGCGGTCACCCTGCAGCGGCAGGAAATGGTCCGGCGCATTTCGGAGGAAATTTCCCAGTACGTGCTGGAACTTGGCGAGGACGGCCGCCTGCTCTCGCTGCAGCTCGACGAACTGACCGTGGGCCGCGGTCCCGGCAGCGACGTGATCATCCGTGACTACGCCAGCCCGAACGCGTCCGCCGAGGACATCGACAAGGCCGTCAGCGAGCTGATGAACCTCGGACCCACCGAGCTGATCGACCTCGGAAAGATCTCGGGAATCGTAGGGTTCGCGGGCGGTGAAGCCAACCTCGACGCCGTCGTCCAGCCACGCGGTTACCGCCTGCTGTCCGGCCTGAAGGCAGTGCCCAAGGCCGTCGCAGACCGCCTTGTTGACCACTTCGGCGGGCTGCAGTTCCTGATGGCCGCCACCATCGACGACCTGATGACGGTGGACGGCATCGGCGATCAGCGCGCCCGGACCGTCCGCGAAGGCCTCAGCCGCATGGCGGAAGCAAGCCTGCTGGACCGATTCCTCTAA
- a CDS encoding 2'-5' RNA ligase family protein, with the protein MRSIELTFEDATDARIRSDWAALADAGVPSLAGHTGPSNRPHVTLAAGPGLQLSGEVQDILRMLPVRIGFSGALVFPGGPGKYVLARSIMLTQQLLELHRLVHKEAAGALPLTLPDAWTPHVTLARRVPHHLLGKAVDLLDLRLEGMCAHARLWDSGTRTVTPLGNT; encoded by the coding sequence ATGCGCAGTATCGAGTTGACGTTTGAGGACGCTACCGATGCGCGCATCAGGTCGGATTGGGCCGCGCTCGCCGACGCGGGGGTGCCGAGCCTGGCGGGACATACCGGACCCAGCAACCGTCCGCACGTCACCCTTGCAGCTGGTCCCGGCCTGCAGCTTTCCGGCGAAGTCCAGGACATTTTGCGGATGCTGCCGGTCCGGATCGGGTTTTCCGGTGCCCTCGTCTTTCCCGGGGGTCCCGGAAAGTACGTCCTCGCGAGGTCGATCATGCTGACGCAGCAGCTTCTGGAACTGCACCGCCTCGTCCACAAGGAGGCCGCCGGCGCCCTGCCCCTCACCCTGCCGGATGCGTGGACACCCCACGTCACCCTCGCCCGCCGCGTCCCCCACCACCTCCTTGGCAAGGCGGTGGACCTGCTGGACCTGAGGCTGGAGGGCATGTGCGCCCATGCCAGGTTGTGGGACAGCGGTACGAGGACCGTCACGCCGCTGGGAAACACTTAG